One genomic window of Anaeromyxobacter diazotrophicus includes the following:
- a CDS encoding acetyl-CoA carboxylase biotin carboxylase subunit, which yields MFDKILIANRGEIACRVLRTARRLGVRTVAVYSDADAGAQHVAQADEAYRIGPAPARQSYLDADAILEAARRSGARAVHPGYGFLSENAAFAEACAAAGLVFIGPPAAAIRAMGSKSAAKRLMGEAGVPLVPGYHGEDQAPDRLAREAARIGWPVLVKASAGGGGKGMRAVSDAAAFQDALAGAKREALASFGDDRVLLERYLTRPRHVEIQVFADGHGHAVHLFERDCSIQRRHQKVLEEAPAPGLGPALREAMGRAALAAARAVGYVGAGTVEFLLDADGRFYFMEMNTRLQVEHPVTELVTGQDLVEWQLRVAAGEPLPLGQDELALNGHAIEARVYAEDPSREFLPSIGRLTHLRRPPEGPHVRVDTGVREGDEVTIHYDPMIAKLVVWDSDRAGAVRRLRAALAEYQVVGVTTNLSFLGAIAAHPAYAAAELDTGFIERHRAGLLGDAAPATDTVLALACLDVLLRRASAAAEAARASHDPHSPWHRTDGWRLNLDDHHAVTFVDGGRHVRVVAHYRPQGLLLELPGGEVEVRGERSGEDDLVADVGGARIRATVVRSGDELVVMTHGRGHRLALHDPDQAAERDVAGGSLTAPMPGKVIAVLVEPGSAVKKGAPLLILEAMKMEHTVTSPRDGRVAEVHFAAGALVSEGAQLLALEPEPESAA from the coding sequence ATGTTCGACAAGATCCTGATCGCGAACCGCGGGGAGATCGCGTGCCGCGTCCTCCGGACGGCGCGGCGCCTCGGCGTCCGGACGGTGGCGGTCTACTCCGACGCCGACGCGGGGGCGCAGCACGTGGCGCAGGCCGACGAGGCCTACCGGATCGGCCCCGCCCCGGCGCGCCAGAGCTACCTCGACGCGGACGCCATCCTCGAGGCCGCCCGGCGGAGCGGCGCGCGCGCGGTGCACCCAGGCTACGGCTTCCTGTCGGAGAACGCGGCCTTCGCCGAGGCGTGCGCGGCGGCGGGGCTCGTCTTCATCGGCCCGCCGGCGGCGGCGATCCGCGCCATGGGGTCGAAGAGCGCGGCGAAGCGGCTCATGGGCGAGGCGGGGGTCCCGCTCGTGCCGGGCTACCACGGCGAGGATCAGGCGCCGGACCGGCTGGCCCGGGAGGCGGCGCGGATCGGCTGGCCGGTGCTGGTGAAGGCCTCCGCCGGCGGCGGCGGCAAGGGCATGCGGGCGGTGAGCGACGCCGCCGCCTTCCAGGACGCGCTCGCCGGCGCCAAGCGCGAGGCGCTGGCGTCGTTCGGCGACGACCGCGTGCTGCTCGAGCGGTACCTGACGCGCCCGCGCCACGTCGAGATCCAGGTCTTCGCCGACGGGCACGGCCACGCCGTCCACCTGTTCGAGCGCGACTGCTCGATCCAGCGCCGGCACCAGAAGGTGCTGGAGGAGGCGCCCGCCCCGGGCCTCGGCCCCGCCCTGCGCGAGGCGATGGGCCGGGCGGCCCTCGCGGCGGCGAGGGCGGTGGGCTACGTCGGCGCGGGCACGGTCGAGTTCCTGCTCGACGCGGACGGCCGCTTCTACTTCATGGAGATGAACACGCGGCTGCAGGTGGAGCACCCGGTGACCGAGCTCGTCACCGGCCAGGACCTGGTCGAGTGGCAGCTCCGCGTGGCCGCCGGCGAGCCGCTCCCGCTCGGCCAGGACGAGCTCGCCCTGAATGGCCACGCCATCGAGGCGCGCGTCTACGCCGAGGACCCGTCGCGCGAGTTCCTCCCCTCGATCGGCAGGCTCACCCACCTGCGCCGGCCGCCGGAGGGCCCCCACGTGCGGGTCGACACCGGCGTCCGCGAGGGGGACGAGGTCACCATCCACTACGACCCGATGATCGCGAAGCTCGTGGTCTGGGACTCGGACCGCGCCGGGGCGGTGCGGCGGCTCCGCGCCGCGCTCGCCGAGTACCAGGTGGTGGGCGTCACCACCAACCTCTCCTTCCTGGGCGCGATCGCGGCGCACCCCGCGTACGCCGCGGCCGAGCTGGACACCGGCTTCATCGAGCGGCACCGCGCGGGCCTGCTGGGCGACGCGGCGCCGGCCACGGACACGGTGCTCGCGCTCGCCTGCCTCGACGTGCTCCTCCGCCGCGCCTCCGCCGCCGCGGAGGCGGCGCGCGCCTCGCACGACCCGCACTCACCCTGGCACCGCACCGACGGCTGGCGGCTCAACCTCGACGACCACCACGCCGTCACCTTCGTGGACGGCGGGCGGCACGTGCGGGTGGTGGCGCACTACCGGCCCCAGGGGCTCCTGCTCGAGCTGCCGGGCGGAGAGGTGGAGGTGCGCGGGGAGCGCAGCGGCGAGGACGACCTCGTCGCCGACGTGGGCGGCGCGCGCATTCGCGCCACGGTCGTCCGCAGCGGCGACGAGCTGGTGGTCATGACGCACGGCCGGGGGCACCGGCTCGCGCTGCACGACCCCGACCAGGCGGCGGAGCGCGACGTCGCCGGGGGCAGCCTCACCGCGCCGATGCCGGGCAAGGTCATCGCGGTCCTGGTGGAGCCCGGGAGCGCCGTGAAGAAGGGCGCGCCGCTCCTCATCCTGGAGGCCATGAAGATGGAGCACACGGTCACCTCGCCGCGCGACGGCCGGGTGGCCGAGGTCCACTTCGCGGCCGGCGCGCTGGTGAGCGAGGGCGCGCAGCTCCTCGCCCTCGAGCCGGAGCCCGAGTCCGCCGCCTGA
- a CDS encoding universal stress protein yields the protein MTDWEMILCGVDFSPASQHALELAMDLTRRHRCQLTIAHVYEPPTASATDVLVAPPELFDQAVREAERELERLRAQAAAATDRPVRSEILMGRPAETLVQWAREHPCDLIVVATHGRSGLKRLVLGSVAEKVVRAAPCSVLVAR from the coding sequence GTGACCGACTGGGAGATGATTCTGTGCGGAGTCGACTTCTCACCCGCCTCGCAGCACGCGCTCGAGCTGGCGATGGACCTCACCCGGCGGCACCGGTGCCAGCTGACCATCGCGCACGTGTACGAGCCCCCCACCGCGTCCGCGACGGACGTGCTCGTCGCGCCTCCCGAGCTGTTCGACCAGGCGGTGCGCGAGGCCGAGCGGGAGCTCGAGCGGCTCCGGGCGCAGGCCGCCGCGGCGACGGATCGGCCGGTCCGCTCGGAGATCCTCATGGGTCGCCCGGCGGAGACGCTCGTCCAGTGGGCACGCGAGCACCCCTGTGACCTCATCGTCGTCGCCACGCACGGCCGCAGCGGCCTCAAGCGTCTGGTGCTGGGCTCGGTGGCCGAGAAGGTGGTGCGGGCGGCGCCCTGCAGCGTGCTGGTGGCGCGTTAG
- a CDS encoding cation-translocating P-type ATPase has translation MRLSPLSVDEALASLRTGRDGLAPAEAARRLAEFGPNRVEELARESLLAGFARQFSHFFAIVLWVGAALAFLAERYGPGQGMSTLGVAIVGVILVNGVFSFWQEYKAERAVAALRRLLPQTVQVMRGGALEQIVAVDLVPGDVVVLAEGDLVPADCRVIEALGVRVNLATLNGESLPKARTAEPSQEDSPVLARDLLLAGTSLAAGEATAVVYATGMQTEFGHIARLTQAAGEAPSPLRREIARLSWLVAFLAMGLGVAFFLIGQAMRLPLIESCLLAIGIIVANVPEGLLPTVTLSLAMATQRMARRNALVRHLPAVEALGSASVICCDKTGTLTENRMAVKRLLLGRALLEPAALADRPELAARHRQLLLNAALCHNVKANRAGGAAAGDPMEVALAAMGRRAAGWERAVRLDEIPFDTARKRMSVLCDTPEGRVLYCKGALETVLPACEAVEGDAGVTPLDDAERARLLRAEDELAGSGLRVLAFAHAVIGAGGPPTDDRGLTLSGLVGLEDPPRPEVPGAIARCARAGIRVLMVTGDHPRTALAIAREIGLVTDASPRVVTGDELRRLSPAQLQLALDGRQLVFARVSAEQKMTLVEALKKKGEIVAVTGDGVNDAPALKTADIGIAMGLSGTDVAREAADVILLDDNFASIVAAVEEGRSVYENIRKFLTYILTSNIPELVPYLSFVLFGIPLPLTIIQILAVDLGTDMVPALALGAEKPDPAVMTRPPRARKERLLTWGLVARAYLFLGVMEAVAAMAAFLSVLARAGWHRGEALASSDPLYLQATTACLAAIVVMQVVNVFLCRHPRASSLAFGLTGNPLMLAGVAVEVTLILAIVYTRPGAWLFGTAPLGPEVWLQAALFALSMWALDELRKVWARRAGGGRGPERPANGSARARSPGSTP, from the coding sequence GTGCGGCTGTCGCCGCTCTCCGTGGACGAGGCCCTCGCCAGCTTGAGGACGGGCCGCGACGGGCTCGCCCCGGCGGAGGCCGCGCGCCGGCTCGCCGAGTTCGGTCCGAACCGCGTCGAGGAGCTCGCCCGCGAGAGCCTCCTCGCCGGCTTCGCGCGGCAGTTCAGCCACTTCTTCGCGATCGTGCTCTGGGTCGGCGCGGCGCTGGCCTTCCTGGCCGAGCGCTACGGCCCCGGCCAGGGCATGAGCACGCTCGGCGTCGCCATCGTCGGCGTCATCCTCGTCAACGGCGTCTTCTCCTTCTGGCAGGAGTACAAGGCCGAGCGCGCGGTGGCCGCGCTGCGGAGGCTGCTCCCGCAGACGGTGCAGGTCATGCGCGGCGGCGCCCTGGAGCAGATCGTCGCGGTGGACCTCGTCCCTGGGGACGTCGTGGTGCTGGCGGAGGGCGATCTCGTCCCGGCGGACTGCCGGGTGATCGAGGCCCTCGGGGTGCGGGTGAACCTGGCCACCCTGAACGGCGAGTCGCTGCCCAAGGCGCGCACCGCCGAGCCCAGCCAGGAGGACTCGCCCGTCCTCGCGCGCGATCTGCTGCTCGCCGGCACCTCGCTCGCTGCCGGCGAGGCCACGGCCGTCGTGTACGCGACCGGGATGCAGACCGAGTTCGGTCACATCGCTCGCCTCACCCAGGCGGCGGGCGAGGCCCCCTCCCCTCTGAGACGGGAGATCGCGCGCCTCTCCTGGCTGGTGGCGTTCCTCGCCATGGGGCTCGGGGTCGCCTTCTTCCTCATCGGCCAGGCGATGCGCCTGCCGCTCATCGAGAGCTGCCTGCTCGCCATCGGCATCATCGTCGCCAACGTGCCGGAGGGGCTCCTCCCGACCGTCACCCTGTCGCTCGCCATGGCGACGCAGCGGATGGCCCGGCGCAACGCCCTCGTCCGTCACCTCCCGGCCGTGGAGGCCCTCGGCTCGGCCTCGGTCATCTGCTGCGACAAGACCGGCACCTTGACCGAGAACCGCATGGCGGTGAAGCGGCTGCTCCTCGGCCGCGCGCTCCTCGAACCAGCCGCGCTGGCCGACCGGCCGGAGCTGGCAGCGCGCCACCGGCAGCTCCTGCTGAACGCGGCGCTCTGCCACAACGTGAAGGCGAACCGCGCCGGCGGCGCCGCGGCCGGCGATCCCATGGAGGTCGCGCTCGCCGCCATGGGGAGGCGCGCCGCGGGGTGGGAGCGCGCCGTCCGGCTCGACGAGATCCCCTTCGACACCGCCCGCAAGCGCATGTCGGTGCTGTGCGACACGCCCGAAGGCCGCGTCCTCTACTGCAAGGGCGCCCTGGAGACCGTCCTCCCGGCGTGCGAGGCGGTCGAGGGCGACGCGGGCGTCACGCCGCTCGACGACGCCGAGCGGGCGCGCCTGCTGCGCGCCGAGGACGAGCTCGCAGGGAGCGGCCTGCGCGTGCTGGCCTTCGCCCACGCCGTGATCGGCGCGGGCGGTCCGCCGACCGACGACCGCGGGCTCACGCTGTCCGGTCTGGTGGGCCTGGAGGATCCGCCGCGCCCCGAGGTGCCGGGCGCGATCGCCCGGTGCGCACGCGCCGGGATCCGCGTCCTCATGGTGACCGGGGATCACCCGCGCACGGCCCTCGCCATCGCGCGCGAGATCGGGCTCGTGACGGACGCCTCCCCGAGGGTGGTGACCGGGGACGAGCTGCGCCGGCTCTCCCCGGCGCAGCTCCAGCTGGCGCTCGACGGGCGCCAGCTCGTGTTCGCCCGGGTGAGCGCCGAGCAGAAGATGACCCTGGTCGAGGCGCTGAAGAAGAAGGGGGAGATCGTCGCCGTCACCGGCGACGGCGTGAACGACGCGCCGGCGCTGAAGACGGCCGACATCGGGATCGCCATGGGCCTCTCCGGCACCGACGTGGCCAGGGAGGCCGCCGACGTCATCCTGCTCGACGACAACTTCGCCAGCATCGTGGCCGCCGTCGAGGAGGGGCGCTCGGTATACGAGAACATCCGGAAGTTCCTGACCTACATCCTCACCTCCAACATCCCCGAGCTCGTGCCCTACCTGTCCTTCGTGCTCTTCGGGATCCCGCTGCCGCTCACCATCATCCAGATCCTGGCCGTCGACCTCGGGACCGACATGGTCCCGGCGCTCGCGCTCGGCGCCGAGAAGCCGGACCCAGCCGTGATGACGAGGCCGCCGCGCGCGCGCAAGGAGCGCCTCCTCACCTGGGGCCTCGTCGCCCGCGCCTACCTCTTCCTGGGCGTGATGGAGGCCGTCGCCGCCATGGCGGCGTTCCTCTCCGTCCTGGCGCGAGCCGGGTGGCACCGCGGCGAGGCGCTCGCCAGCTCCGACCCGCTCTATCTCCAGGCGACCACCGCGTGCCTCGCGGCCATCGTCGTCATGCAGGTGGTGAACGTCTTCCTCTGCCGTCATCCGCGCGCGTCTTCGCTCGCCTTCGGCCTCACGGGGAACCCGCTCATGCTGGCCGGCGTGGCGGTCGAGGTGACGTTGATCCTCGCCATCGTCTACACCCGGCCCGGCGCGTGGCTCTTCGGGACGGCGCCCCTCGGGCCGGAGGTGTGGCTCCAGGCGGCGCTCTTCGCGCTCTCGATGTGGGCGCTGGACGAGCTGCGGAAGGTCTGGGCGAGGCGCGCCGGGGGCGGCCGCGGGCCCGAGCGGCCGGCGAACGGAAGCGCGCGCGCTCGATCGCCCGGCAGCACCCCGTGA
- a CDS encoding adenylyl-sulfate kinase, whose product MSGIVLWITGLPCAGKSTLAARAQAAARRERLPAVLLDGDAVRAALLPAPGYDAAGRDQFEATLARLAALIASQGFAVLVAATAHRRAWRDAARAMAPAFAEVHVATPLGVCERRDAKGLYAAARAGRVHHLPGLDARYEPPLSPEVTATGGEDALAVQRMVALARAALTARQVPGPPPT is encoded by the coding sequence GTGAGCGGGATCGTCCTCTGGATCACCGGCTTGCCCTGCGCCGGGAAGTCCACCCTCGCCGCGCGCGCGCAGGCGGCCGCCCGGCGCGAGCGCTTGCCGGCGGTGCTCCTCGACGGCGACGCGGTGCGCGCCGCCCTCCTGCCGGCGCCGGGCTACGACGCCGCCGGCCGCGACCAGTTCGAGGCCACGCTGGCGCGCCTGGCCGCGCTGATCGCGTCGCAGGGCTTCGCCGTCCTCGTCGCGGCCACCGCGCACCGCCGCGCCTGGCGCGACGCGGCCCGGGCGATGGCGCCCGCCTTCGCGGAGGTCCACGTGGCGACGCCCCTCGGGGTCTGCGAGCGGCGGGACGCCAAGGGGTTGTACGCGGCGGCGCGCGCGGGCCGCGTGCACCACCTCCCCGGCCTCGACGCGCGGTACGAGCCGCCGCTCTCCCCGGAGGTCACCGCGACCGGCGGCGAGGACGCGCTGGCGGTGCAGCGGATGGTCGCCCTGGCGCGAGCGGCGCTGACCGCTCGCCAGGTTCCAGGTCCACCGCCCACGTGA
- a CDS encoding aminoglycoside phosphotransferase family protein, whose translation MAAPLEAGGAPAAPPGMRSVVERLSPGAEIVGCEPLGSSGGGGATEKCAGYGLPLRILLRTASGEPDALVFRTASADVFGHDRRADRAAELLLAFDTFGELPGHVEAVDVGAFAPEGLRSLRDAGEFYLVTRYARGEPYAADLRRIAQDGRLVPLDVERLDALLGWLAGLGAPAAEDPAGWRRSLRDVLGSGEGLFGIVDAYPPDTPGAPPALLRELEHLALDWRWKLRARHGRLRRIHGDFHPFNILFEGGTRFTVLDASRGSRGDPADDLTALAVNFPFFAVGAPPAGRGALGVLWDRLWAAWPRLTGDAEVLEVAPPFLAWRAAVVACPRFYPRMPAAGRERLLGLARDALARGFDPARAGELFS comes from the coding sequence ATGGCAGCTCCGCTGGAGGCCGGCGGCGCGCCCGCGGCGCCGCCGGGGATGCGCTCCGTCGTCGAGCGCCTGTCCCCGGGCGCCGAGATCGTCGGCTGCGAGCCGCTCGGCTCGAGCGGCGGAGGCGGGGCGACGGAGAAGTGCGCCGGCTACGGCTTGCCGCTCCGGATCCTGCTCCGGACCGCCAGCGGCGAGCCCGACGCCCTCGTGTTCCGGACGGCGAGCGCCGACGTGTTCGGGCACGACCGGCGGGCCGATCGCGCCGCCGAGCTGCTGCTCGCCTTCGACACCTTCGGCGAGCTCCCCGGCCACGTCGAGGCCGTGGACGTCGGCGCCTTCGCGCCCGAGGGCCTGCGGTCGCTCCGCGACGCCGGGGAGTTCTACCTGGTCACCCGGTACGCCCGCGGCGAGCCGTACGCGGCGGACCTGCGGCGGATCGCGCAGGACGGGCGGCTCGTCCCCCTCGACGTGGAGCGGCTCGACGCCCTCCTCGGCTGGCTGGCCGGGCTCGGCGCGCCCGCCGCGGAGGACCCCGCCGGCTGGCGCCGCTCGCTGCGCGACGTGCTCGGCAGCGGCGAGGGCCTGTTCGGGATCGTCGACGCCTACCCGCCGGACACCCCCGGCGCCCCGCCGGCGCTCCTGCGCGAGCTCGAGCACCTCGCGCTGGACTGGCGCTGGAAGCTCCGCGCGCGCCACGGCCGGCTGCGACGCATCCACGGCGACTTCCACCCGTTCAACATCCTCTTCGAGGGGGGGACGCGCTTCACCGTGCTCGACGCGAGCCGCGGCTCCCGCGGCGACCCGGCGGACGACCTCACGGCGCTGGCGGTGAACTTCCCGTTCTTCGCGGTCGGCGCGCCGCCGGCCGGGCGCGGCGCGCTCGGCGTGCTGTGGGACCGGCTCTGGGCGGCCTGGCCGCGCCTCACCGGCGACGCGGAGGTCCTCGAGGTGGCGCCGCCGTTCCTCGCCTGGCGCGCGGCGGTGGTCGCCTGCCCCCGCTTCTACCCCCGGATGCCGGCCGCCGGGCGCGAGCGGCTCCTCGGGCTGGCGCGCGACGCGCTCGCGCGCGGGTTCGACCCGGCCCGGGCCGGGGAGCTCTTCTCGTGA